The Anaeromyxobacter diazotrophicus nucleotide sequence CCGCTCGCCTCCACCGCCCTCCTGCCGGGCTGGCCGCGGCTCCTGTGGGGGGTCGTCTACGAGTACCTGGTGTGCTTCCCGCTCCTGCGCGCCACCTTCGACCTCGTCCTCCCCAGGCGGCTCGGCTTCAAGGTGACGCCGAAGGGGATCGTCTCCGGCCGGCGGGCCTTCGACCTCGGGTCCTCGAGGCTCACCCTGGCCGCGGCGGCGGTGATGCTCCTGGCCATCGGCAAGGGCTTCGCCGAGCTCGCCTGGTTCGGCATCGAGAAGGACGCCTACTTCTTCAACCTCTCGTGGGCGATCGCGAACCTGGTCGCGCTCGGCGCCGCGCTGCTCGTCGCCTGGGAGCGGCCGCAGCGCCGCGCCGAGGAGCGGGTCGCCCTGCGCCAGCAGGCCACCCTGCACGCGGCGGGGGTCGCGCTGCCGGTGACCCTCACCGACCTCGGCCTCGGCGGCGCGGCGGTGGAACTGCCCGCCGAGGCGCGCTGGCCGGAGCGAAGCGAGCTCGCCGTGGCCGTGCACGGGCGCGCTTTCCGGTTCCCGGCGCGCCTCGTCCGGTGCGAGGCGCGGGGGCGGGTGGCCCGGGCCGGACTCGCCTTCGACGCCCTCGCCGCCGGGGAGCGGCGGGCGCTGGTGCGCGCGCTCTTCGGCCGCGCCGAGACCTGGGCCCACGCCCACGACGCGCGGCCGCGCACGAGCGCCGGCATGGCGCTCGGGCTCCTCGGCGGGCTCGGCCGCTGCTTCGTCCCCTGGCGCGAGCGGCGGCGCCGCTCCTCGCGCCGGCGGGCGCTGGCGCTCCTCGACCTCGTCTTCGAGGGGGGCGCGGCCCGCGCGCTGGCGGTCGATCGCGGGCCGGGCGGGCTGGGCCTCCTCGTCCTGGCGCGCCAGCTGCCGGAGCTCGGCGAGCTGCCGCTGCTCGGGGAGGGGCCCGCGCCGCGCGCGCTGCGCGTCGTGCACCGCCGCCGCCTCGCGCCGTTCCTGTGGCGGCTCGGCCTCGCCGCCGCGCCCGCGCCCGCCGCGGCCCCCGCCGCTCACCTCACCGCCTACCTCGCCGCCTAGAGCCCGCCGCCATGCCCGCCCGCCTCGCCGCTGCCGCCGCCACCCTCCTCCTCGCCGCCGCCCCGCTCACGGCCTCGGCCGGCGTGAGCGAGCAGTGGTACCTGCTCCGGGGCCGCTCCAACATGAAGATCCAGAACTACCGGGCCGCCATCGAGGCGTTCCAGAAGGCGTACGAGCTCGACCCCGCCAGCCGCGAGGCCTCGCGCGGCCTGGCGCTCGCCTACGAGAAGAACGGGGAGACCGACCGCGCCATCGCCCAGCTCGATCGGTACCTGGCCCGCTTCGACGACGACCCCGAGCTGGCGTTCAAGCAGGCGCGGTGGCTGGGCTGGTCGCGCTACGGCTACCGGCGCGGCGACGCCATCCGGTACTACCGGATGGGCCTCGCGCGGCAGGACGATCCGGCGCGGCGCCGCGAGCTGGCGCGCCTGCTCGGGCGCGACCGCGCCACCCTCGACGAGGCGCTCGCCGCCTACCGCACGCTGCTCGCCGCGGCGCCGGGCGACGCGGCGCTCCGCGCCGAGTACCAGAAGCTGCTCCTGTGGGACCCGCGCCACCGGCCGGAGGCGATCGCGGAGCTCGGGCGCGACGCCGACGCCCACCCGGAGGACCCCGCGCGCGAGCTCCGGGTGGCCCGCCTCCTGGCCGAGGAGCCCGGCCGCGAGGTCGAGGCGGTCGACCGCTTCCGCCGCGCGCTGGCGCTCCGGGAGGACGCGCGGGCCGAGCTCGGGCTGGCGCGGGCGCTGGCGCGGGCCCACCGGCGCGGCGAGGCGCTCGACGCGTACGCGCGCGCGGTGGAGCTCGAGCCGCGCGACGCCAGCCTGCGGCTCGAGCGCGCCCGGGTGCTGGCGGGCGAGCGCGGGCGCCGCGCCGAGGCGCTGGCCGAGTACCGCCGCGTGCTCGAGGGGCGGCCCGGTGACAAGGCGCTCCGCCTGGAGTACGCGCGGCTCCTCGCCGCCGACGAGGGCGGGCGCGAGGCGGCGCTGGCGGAGACGCGGCGGCTCGCGGCCGAGGAGCCGCAGTCGCGCGAGGTGCGCCTCACCTACGCCCGGCTCCTCGGCGCGCGGCGCGAGACGAGCGAGGCGGCCATCGTCCAGTACGAGCGCGAGGCCTCGGCGCGACCGGAGAGCGTCGAGGCGCACGCGGGGCTCGCCCGCGCGTACGCCTGGAACGGCGACCCGGACCGCGCCCTCTGGCACGCCGACCGGGCGCTCGCGCGCGACCCGGAGCAGCCGGACCTGACCCGGCTCCGCGCCGAGCTGGGTCGGGGGCGGGAGAGCTGGCTGGGCGGCGCGGCGCGGGCGCTCTCCTCGCAGGCCGGCGGCAAGGAGCTGGCGGGCGTGCAGGGCGGGCTGCGCGGGTCGCGCGAGCTCACCCCGTTCGCCCGCGCCACGCTCGAGGGCGGCGGCGAGAGCTACGCCGGCGAGGGGCGCAGCGCCGCCGGGAGCCGGTTCGCGCTGGCGATGGAGGGGCGGCCGTCGACCGAGGCGCGCCTCGAGGGCGCGATCGCCTACGACGGGGTGCGCGCCGGCGCGGCGGCGGTGACCGGCCGCGTCGCCTTCGCCCGCGGCAGCGCCGCCGAGGGCTTCGGCCTCTTCGCCGAGCGGCGCGCGCGCCTCGACTCCTTCACCGCGTTCGCCGGCGCGCCCACCGGGCTCTGGGGCCTCGCCACCGAGAACGTCGCCGGCGCCTCGGTCGCCTTCCTGGCCGGGTCGCTGCAGGTGGAGCTGCGGCCGGAGGCGGGCGCGGTCACCCACGCGCGAAGCCCGGCCAACGGCTACCTCGGCGGCACCGCCACCGCCGCCCTGCCCCTCGCCGCCGGGGGGAGCTGGCGGCTCGCCGCCGCCCTCGAGGCGCGGGGCGCCCACTACGGCGAGGACCGCTCGGCGGTGGCGGGCGACGCGCTCCCCTCCGACGGCTACTTCAGCCCGTCGCTCTTCCTGGGCGAGACGGCGCGGGCGGTCCTCGTGGCCGAGGCGCCGCTCCGCTGGCGGTTCGAGCTCGCCCTCGGGCCGGCGCTCCAGCTCGTCCAGGGCGCGCCGGGCGAGGGGGTCCACCTGGGCGGCGACGCGCGGCTCGCGCTCTGGTGGCGCGCCGGCGACCGCCTGTGGTGGAGCGTCGCGGCGAGCGGCGAGCAGGTGGGGGCGTCGTACACGAGGATCGGCGGCGAGGCGGCGCTGGCGGCCTACTTCTGAGCGGCGGCGGCGCCCCCTCCGAGACGGGTGGTGGGGCGCCTCCGGCGCGAAAGGGAACGTGGCGTGGCCGAGCCCCTGACCGAGACCGCGAGCGAGCGCGGCGTCCGCAAGGCCGTCTCGACCGGCTTCTCCGCCGTGCAGGACTTCGTCTACGTGGCGCTGGGCGTCCTCCTGTCGGTGGCGGCCGGGCTGCTGCTCGTGCAGGCCGCGGTGGCGATCCTGGCCGCGGCGCAGGCGCGGGACGTCCGCGCGGTCGTGAACGTGCTCGACCGCGTGCTCTTGGCGCTCATGATCGCGGAGCTGCTCTACACCGTGCAGGTGTCCTTCCGGGAGCACGCGCTCATGCCGCAGCCGTTCCTGCTCGTGGCGCTCATCGCGGCGGTGCGGCGCATCCTGGTCGTCACCGCCGAGTTCAGCGCGCAGACGCGCCTGCAGGACGAGGCGTTCCGGCAGGTCATGTGGGAGCTCATGCTGCTCACGGCGCTCATCGTGGTGCTGGTCGGCGCCCTCGTCATCCTGCAGCGGAGCGCGCCGGAGCGGGCGGCGCGGTCGCATCACGGGTGAGCGTGGGTCCGCTCGCGGGTCCGCGTCGGCCGCGCCGCGGGAGCACGCGGCGGGGATGCGAGCCTGGGCGCCGGGCTCGACGCGTCGTGACGCAGCGTGCAACATGGACGTGAAGGAGCCACGACATGCGCCTCCGCCTCGATCCGACCCTGGCCGCCCTTCTCGCCATGGCCTGCTCACACCCCGGTCCTTCCCTGGCCCCGGCCGCTCGCTCCGTGGCTGGAGAGCGCCTCTCCTTCGTGGAGGGCACCGCGGGCTCGCTGCGCGTCTCGGACGGCGGGCAGGGCGACCCGGCGGTCGTCTTCCTCCACGGGCTCGGCTCCGACCTCGAGGTCTGGCGCCCGCAGCTCGATCACCTGCGGGCGAGCCGCCGCGTCGTCGCGTACGACCAGCGCGGTCACGGCGCGTCCGGGAAGCCCCGCGACGGCGTCTACACGCTCGAGGCGCTGGCGGCGGATCTCGAGGCGGTGCGGCGCGCGCTCGGCCTGGAGCGGTTCGTCCTCGTCGGTCACAGCCTGTCGGGCGCGGTCGTGACGACCTACCTGGGCGCCCACCCGGAGGTGGTCGTCGGGGCCGTCTACGTGGACGCGGCCGGCGACTTCCACGGCGTCGCCCGCGAGCGGCTCCAGGAGGTCGTCGACCGCGAGGCATCGCCGTCGTTCGGGGCGAGCGCGCGGCGGGCCGACTTCGCCGAGGCGCTGGGCCCGCGGGCGCGGCCCGCCACGCGTCAGACGGTCCTGGCCTCGCTCGAGCGGATGGACCCCGCGGCCTTCGCGCCGCTGCGGCGCGCGCTGTTCGAGCTCCGCGACGCGCGCGCCCGCTTCGCGAGCCATCGAGGGCCGGCGCTGGCGATCGAGGCGGCGGAGAACCCCTACGCCTCGACGATGGCGGGTGCCGTGCTCGGGCTGCCGCGCGTCGAGGTCCGCGGCGTCTCGCACTGGCTGCAGCTCGACGACCCGGACGCCGTGAACCGCGCGCTCGACGCCTTCCTGGCGCGCCTCGCGAGCACGCCCTGAGCTCGGGCGGCGGTTCCCTCTCCCCAGCCTCACCGGACCGCGACGCGGGCCTGCCGCGTGGCGCGCAGGGCCTCCTCGACCGCCGGGCCGGTGCAGCGCCACTCGCTCCAGCTCGCGCGCGCGGCCGCCTGGGCCCGGGTGAGCTCGGGGAGGAGGCGGGGTTCGCGGAGGGCGGCGAGCCGCTCGGCGGCCGCGCGGCGCGTGTCGCAGCTGCCGGCGTGGAGCAGGTCGAGGGCGTAGACGCGGGCGAAGTCGATCCGGTCGCGCGCGCCGCGCGCCTCCAGCGCCCGCACCGCGTTCCAGCGCGGCCAGTACCGTGGGCTCCGCGTCAGCTCCGCGAGCGCGTCATCGAGGCCGGGGAGCCGCGCCAGCACCGCCGCCAGCGCGCGGCGGTCGTCGCCGCGCGCGGCGAGCGCGAGGGCGTTCTCGCGGAGCCGGGGGTCGCGGCCGAGCGCCGGTCGCGCCGCGAGCGCCGCCTCGTACCGCCGCAGGCACTCGCCGTAGGCGCGTCCCGCGCAGGCGACGTCGCCGCGCAGCTTCTCGGCGACGGGGCCGGCGCCGCCGCGGCGCTCGGCCTCGCGGAGCAGTCGGCGCGCCCCGTCGAGGTCGCGCGCCTCGAGCCGCGCGGCCACCGCCCGCTCCAGGGCGCCGGGGCGGCGCGCCAGCGCCAGGGCTCCGCCGGCCACGAGCGCCACCGCCGCGGCGGCGGCCAGGGCGCGCCGCCGGGTGGCGAGGCGGCGCAGCGCGAGCGCGCCCCAGGTGCGCGGCGCCGGCGCCGGGACCTCGACCGGTCGCGCGGGGCGAGCGGGCTCCGGGGCGCGGGCCTGGGGCGCGAGCAGGGGAGAGGAGCGCGCCCCCTGGGGTCGCCGGCTCGCCTCGCCGAGCGCCCGCGCCAGCGCCGCGGCGCTCGGGCGCCAGCGCGCGCGCCGCGAGCTGGCGCGGCGGAGCAGCCGCGCGACCCGCGGCGGCACCGCTGCGCCCAGCGCGAGCGCCGGGCGGTGCAGGCCGGCGTGCACCGCCTCCTCCACGCTCGCCGGCGTCTCCCGCGGGCGCCCCGCGAGGAGCTCCGCGACCACCAGCGCCAGCGCGTGGACGTCGGAGGCGCGGGTGGCGCCGCGCCCGCGCAGGAGCTCCGGCGCCGCGCAGGCGAGCGCGTCGAGGTCGGCCTCCGGCGCGGGCAGGGTGCCGGTCGGCGCAGGCACCTCCCGCAGCGCCAGCCTGCCACCCTCGCGGAGGACATTCCCGCGGTGGATCCGCCCGTGGACCCGACCCTCGCGGTGCAACGCCGCCAACGCCGCCGCGAGCTCGGCGGCGGCGGCGAGCGGATCCACGGGTGGCTCGGTCCAGAGCGGGCCCGCGCCATGGCTGAGCAGCGTGCCCCCCACGCCGCGAAGCTAGGCGCTCGCCGCCCGCCCTGCATGCGACCGGGCGGGGGCTCGCTCGGAGTGGCTGCGCCCGATGGGGCGTCCCGGCGGGAGCTGGAGCTCCAGGGCCTCGCTGCGCGAGAGAGGCCCAGCGCGGGGATCACGCAGCGTGAATGCCCGGGAGCTGGTGCGGCGGCCGAGCGGTGCGAGGCGCTCGACGTCGCTGCCCGGCGGCAACGGACGGCGATCGCCTCTCTGCCGCGGCGCCGTTCGCGCGCTCGGAGCGCGCGCCTGGCGTGAGCGCCGCCGTACGTGCCCGCGCCGATCGACCCGGCCGCCGCGCGTCTTGGTGAGCGCATCCCTACGCTACGCCGTCGGCGCGGGCCGGCGGCCCGCGGCCGCGAAGGAGGTACGCACATGAGGTCGCTTCCGATGGGTAGGGCCGTCGCGCTGTGCGGGCTGTTCACGCTCGCGAACCCAGGCCGCGCCGCCGGCGCCCGCGAACCGAGCGCTGCCGGCGCGGCGCAGGGCGCCGGGGCGGAGCAGGAGGTGAAGGGGCCGGTGCAGCTCCTCGATCCCGCCACCCGCACGCTGCACCTCAAGAACAGCAGGCTCACGCTGCACCTCGACGGCGACACCCAGGTCACGCGGGACGGCCGGGTGGCGACCCTCGCCGAGGTGAACGAGGGGGACGAGGTGCGCGCCAGCTGCTCGGGCGCGGGCGACGACGTGAGCGTGAGCCGGCTCGAGCTCGGCAGCCCGGGGGCGGCGCCGCCGCTCGCCGGCGGACCATCGCGCGGCGAGGACCGCTCGGGCGCGAGGAGCGAGGTCGATCCGAAGCTCTCGGCGCCGAGCGGCTCGGTGTCCGGGCAGAGCGGCCGCCAGACCATGCCGGTGCAGGTGAAGCAGCGCTGATCGCCGGGCCGGGCCGCGGGGGACCGCGGGCGTCGCGCGCAGCGACCCCTCAGCGCGCGACGGCGGCGGCGCGCAGCCCCGGCGCCTCGCGCCCGGTGCTCGCCACGTACTCGGAGTAGCCGCCGCCCCAGGCGCGCGCGCCCTCCGGCCCGAGCTCGAGGACGCGGTTCGAGAGCGCGGCCAGGAAGCGCCGGTCGTGCGAGACGAACAGCATCGTCCCCTGATAGCCGGCGAGCGCCTGGACCAGCATCTCCTTCGTGCCGACGTCGAGGTGGTTGGTCGGCTCGTCGAGGACGAGGAAGTTGGGCGGGTCGTAGAGCAGGTGGGCGAGGACGAGCCGCGCCTTCTCGCCGCCGGAGAGCACCCGGCAGCGCTTCTCGATCTCGTCGCCGGAGAAGCCGAAGCAGCCGGCCAGCGAGCGGAGCGAGCCCACCGAGGCGCGCGGGAAGGCCTCCTGCAGGCTGTCCCAGACGGTCTGGTCGGGGGAGAGCAGCTCCATCGCGTGCTGGGCGAAGTAGCCCATCTTGACGCTCGCGCCGACCGCCACCGCGCCGGCGTCCGGCTCGACGGCGCCGGCGACGAGCTTGAGGAGGGTGGACTTGCCGGCGCCGTTCGCGCCCAGCACGCACCAGCGCTCGCCGCGCCGGACGAGCAGGTCGAGCCCGTCGTGCACCTTGCGGCTGCCGTACTGCTTGGAGACGCCGGCGATCTTGACCACGTCGTCGCCCGAGCGCGGCGCGGGCCGGAACTCGAAGACGGTGGTCTTGCGCGTCTTGGGCGGCTCGACCTTCTCGATCTTGTCGAGCTTCTTCACCCGCGACTGCACCTGCGCCGCGTGCGAGGCGCGCGCCTTGAAGCGCTCGATGAAGGCGAGCTCCTTCTTGAGCATCGCCTGCTGCCGGTCGAACTGCGCCTGCTGGTGGCGCTCGGCGATGGCGCGCTCGCGCTCGTAGAAGTCGTAGTCGCCCTGGTAGCTCGTGAGCTCGCCGGCGTCGATCTCGACGATGCGCGAGACCACCCGGTTCATGAACTCGCGGTCGTGCGAGGTCATGAGGATGGCGCCCTGGAACGCCTTCAGGAACTCCTCCAGCCAGATGATCGACTCGAGGTCGAGGTGGTTGGAGGGCTCGTCGAGCAGCATCACGTCGGGCCGCATGAGGAGGATGCGCGCCAGCGCGACCCGCATCTTCCAGCCGCCGGAGAGCGCGCCCACGTCGCCGTCCATCATCTCGGGCGAGAAGCCCAGGCCGGCCAGGATCTCGCGGGCGCGCGCCTCGAGCGCGTAGCCGCCCAGCTCGTCGAAGCGCGCCTGCACGTGCCCGAAGCGCTCGACCAGCGCCTCCAGCTCGTCCGCCCGCTCCGGATCGGCGAGCGCCAGCTCGAGGTCGTGGAGCTCCTTCGCCACCTGCGACACCGGCCCGGCGCCGTCCATCGTCTCCGCCACCGCGGTGCGGCCGGCCATCTCGCCCACGTCCTGGCTGAAGTGGCCGATGGTGACGCCGCGGTCGATCGAGACCTGCCCCTCGTCCGGCTGCTCCTCGCGCGTGATGAGGCGGAAGAGGGTGGACTTGCCGGCGCCGTTCGGGCCGACCAGGCCGACCTTCTCGCCGCGCTGGAGCGTGGCCGAGGCCTCGAGGAAGAGGATCTGCTGCCCGTGCTGCTTCGCGATGGCGTCGAGGCGGATCAAGGGCGCGCCATGTAGCACGCCGCGGCGGGCGGGGCCAGCCCGCGGGGGCGCCTACCGCGACGCCACCAGGCAGGCGGGCGGGCGCTGCCCCGGGGCGGCCGCCGCCGGCGGCGGGCTACCGCGCCGCCACCGCGCCGGCCGGCGGGTAGAGCGGCGCCACCGCCTCCGCCCACAGCCGGCTCATCTCGACCGCGCCGCGGTCGTCCGGGTGGAGGCCGTCCGCGAGCTGCTCGGGGTGGTCCCGGAACCAGGCGTAGAGGTCGGGGCCAGGGAGGAGGCCGAGCGTGGCGGTCACCTCGTCCACCACCGCGTTGAGCCGGGCCGGGTAGTCGACCGGCGAGCCGGGGCGGAACGGGATGCGCGGGACGATCGCGATCCGGCCGGCGGCGCGCACGCGGCGGATGGCCTCCACGAGGTCGGCCCGGAAGGCGGCCGGGTCGCCGTCGTTCGAGCCGAAGCCGAGCACCACCACCCGCGCCTCCGGCAGGAGCGCCAGCACCTCGTCCACCAGGCGCGGCGCGTCGCGGTGGTGCAGGCTGCCCTGGCCGGCGGAGACCATGGCCGGGAAGTAGCCGGGGTGCCGCGCCGCCACCGCCTCCGCGAAGCTGGGCTGGTGCGCCGGGGCGCGGTCGAACACGGTCGAGGTGATGCTGTCGCCGAGGAAGACCCAGCCGTCGGTGCCGCCCCGCGACAGGTCGTGCACGTCGATCTCGTCGAGGAAGAGGCCCCAGGGGTTCATGGGCTCGGGGAGGCGCGTCACCACCAGCCGGACCCAGCGTTGATGGTGGAAGTCCAGCGCGTGGGCGCGGGCGCGCACCGGGTTGCCGGTCACCGACACGGCGGTGCGCCAGTGGCCGTCCGCGCCGTCGCGCGAGTCGGCCGAGGTCTCGATGCGGTAGTCGGCGGGCGCGCCGTTCACCTGGTCGCGCCAGTCGTGGTTGCCGGAGGAGGTGAAGGAGAGGAGCAGCCGGTCGTGGCCGCCGCCCACCTCGATCGCCACCCACGCCGGGGCCGCCGGCGTGGGGTGCCCGCCGCACCAGACGGCGGAGGTGCGGTAGCGGCCGTCCACCAGCACCTCGCCGCCCGGCGGGCGCGAGGCGACGCGGCGGCCGCGCGAGACGAGCGGCGCCGGCGCGAGCGGCCCGCCGAAGCGATCCGGCGGGGGCGGCGGGGCGTAGGGGGGGAGCCGGCCCGCCCAGGCCCCGACCGCCGCCGCGAGCGCGAGGCCCAGCGCGAGCGCGGCGAGGGACCGCGCGCGCCGCGGCGCGGCGGGCGGCCGCGGGCGGAGCACCTGCCCGCCGCGGCCGGTCGAGAGCGCCGGGCGCACCCCGCTAGGCCGGCTTCACCGCGCCGGGCCGGCCCTGCACCGCCGCCGCCCAGAAGCGCCGCGGCGCGAGGCAGAGCGCCATGAGCACGAGCTGCGTCCCGATGAAGGCGGCCAGCGCCCAGAACGCCTTGTCCATGAAGCCGTAGGAGTGCAGGCCGACGCCGAGCATGTTCACGCCGAACCAGGAGAGGCTGGTGATGACGTTGCCGAAGATCGCCATCGCCATGATCCCGCGCTCGCGCACGTAGCCGCCCCAGCGCGCGTGCAGGATGATGGCGTTCCACAGCACGATGAGCAGCGCGCCGTTCTCCTTGGGGTCCCAGCCCCAGAACCGGCCCCAGGACTGGTCGGCCCAGATCCCGCCCAGCACGGTGCCGATGAAGCTGAAGAAGAGCGCGAAGCAGATGATGCCGTAGGCCATGGCGACGAGCGTCTTCGAGGTGGCCGGCTCGACGCGCGGCGCGAGGTGCTGGCGCAGCGTGTAGAAGATGGCGATGGCGCCGGCGAGGAAGGTGCCGCTGTAGCCGATGGTGATGGTCACGACGTGGGTGGCGAGCCAGAAGTTCGAGTCGAGCACCGCCCGCATCATCTCCATCGTGTCGCCGTCGCCGGAGAGGTGGTGCGCCACGATGAGCGAGGCGAAGCCGCTCGCCGCCGCCACCGCGGTGCCGAAGCCCTTGCGGTACATCCGCTCCAGGACGACGCCCAGCACCACCGCCCCCCAGCCCACGAACACGGCCGAGGAGTAGAGGTTCGTCACCGGCGGGCGG carries:
- a CDS encoding alpha/beta fold hydrolase, which encodes MRLRLDPTLAALLAMACSHPGPSLAPAARSVAGERLSFVEGTAGSLRVSDGGQGDPAVVFLHGLGSDLEVWRPQLDHLRASRRVVAYDQRGHGASGKPRDGVYTLEALAADLEAVRRALGLERFVLVGHSLSGAVVTTYLGAHPEVVVGAVYVDAAGDFHGVARERLQEVVDREASPSFGASARRADFAEALGPRARPATRQTVLASLERMDPAAFAPLRRALFELRDARARFASHRGPALAIEAAENPYASTMAGAVLGLPRVEVRGVSHWLQLDDPDAVNRALDAFLARLASTP
- a CDS encoding ABC-F family ATP-binding cassette domain-containing protein produces the protein MIRLDAIAKQHGQQILFLEASATLQRGEKVGLVGPNGAGKSTLFRLITREEQPDEGQVSIDRGVTIGHFSQDVGEMAGRTAVAETMDGAGPVSQVAKELHDLELALADPERADELEALVERFGHVQARFDELGGYALEARAREILAGLGFSPEMMDGDVGALSGGWKMRVALARILLMRPDVMLLDEPSNHLDLESIIWLEEFLKAFQGAILMTSHDREFMNRVVSRIVEIDAGELTSYQGDYDFYERERAIAERHQQAQFDRQQAMLKKELAFIERFKARASHAAQVQSRVKKLDKIEKVEPPKTRKTTVFEFRPAPRSGDDVVKIAGVSKQYGSRKVHDGLDLLVRRGERWCVLGANGAGKSTLLKLVAGAVEPDAGAVAVGASVKMGYFAQHAMELLSPDQTVWDSLQEAFPRASVGSLRSLAGCFGFSGDEIEKRCRVLSGGEKARLVLAHLLYDPPNFLVLDEPTNHLDVGTKEMLVQALAGYQGTMLFVSHDRRFLAALSNRVLELGPEGARAWGGGYSEYVASTGREAPGLRAAAVAR
- a CDS encoding GDSL-type esterase/lipase family protein is translated as MRPALSTGRGGQVLRPRPPAAPRRARSLAALALGLALAAAVGAWAGRLPPYAPPPPPDRFGGPLAPAPLVSRGRRVASRPPGGEVLVDGRYRTSAVWCGGHPTPAAPAWVAIEVGGGHDRLLLSFTSSGNHDWRDQVNGAPADYRIETSADSRDGADGHWRTAVSVTGNPVRARAHALDFHHQRWVRLVVTRLPEPMNPWGLFLDEIDVHDLSRGGTDGWVFLGDSITSTVFDRAPAHQPSFAEAVAARHPGYFPAMVSAGQGSLHHRDAPRLVDEVLALLPEARVVVLGFGSNDGDPAAFRADLVEAIRRVRAAGRIAIVPRIPFRPGSPVDYPARLNAVVDEVTATLGLLPGPDLYAWFRDHPEQLADGLHPDDRGAVEMSRLWAEAVAPLYPPAGAVAAR
- a CDS encoding phosphate-starvation-inducible PsiE family protein, which translates into the protein MAEPLTETASERGVRKAVSTGFSAVQDFVYVALGVLLSVAAGLLLVQAAVAILAAAQARDVRAVVNVLDRVLLALMIAELLYTVQVSFREHALMPQPFLLVALIAAVRRILVVTAEFSAQTRLQDEAFRQVMWELMLLTALIVVLVGALVILQRSAPERAARSHHG
- a CDS encoding serine/threonine protein kinase, with product MDPLAAAAELAAALAALHREGRVHGRIHRGNVLREGGRLALREVPAPTGTLPAPEADLDALACAAPELLRGRGATRASDVHALALVVAELLAGRPRETPASVEEAVHAGLHRPALALGAAVPPRVARLLRRASSRRARWRPSAAALARALGEASRRPQGARSSPLLAPQARAPEPARPARPVEVPAPAPRTWGALALRRLATRRRALAAAAAVALVAGGALALARRPGALERAVAARLEARDLDGARRLLREAERRGGAGPVAEKLRGDVACAGRAYGECLRRYEAALAARPALGRDPRLRENALALAARGDDRRALAAVLARLPGLDDALAELTRSPRYWPRWNAVRALEARGARDRIDFARVYALDLLHAGSCDTRRAAAERLAALREPRLLPELTRAQAAARASWSEWRCTGPAVEEALRATRQARVAVR
- a CDS encoding tetratricopeptide repeat protein, which translates into the protein MPARLAAAAATLLLAAAPLTASAGVSEQWYLLRGRSNMKIQNYRAAIEAFQKAYELDPASREASRGLALAYEKNGETDRAIAQLDRYLARFDDDPELAFKQARWLGWSRYGYRRGDAIRYYRMGLARQDDPARRRELARLLGRDRATLDEALAAYRTLLAAAPGDAALRAEYQKLLLWDPRHRPEAIAELGRDADAHPEDPARELRVARLLAEEPGREVEAVDRFRRALALREDARAELGLARALARAHRRGEALDAYARAVELEPRDASLRLERARVLAGERGRRAEALAEYRRVLEGRPGDKALRLEYARLLAADEGGREAALAETRRLAAEEPQSREVRLTYARLLGARRETSEAAIVQYEREASARPESVEAHAGLARAYAWNGDPDRALWHADRALARDPEQPDLTRLRAELGRGRESWLGGAARALSSQAGGKELAGVQGGLRGSRELTPFARATLEGGGESYAGEGRSAAGSRFALAMEGRPSTEARLEGAIAYDGVRAGAAAVTGRVAFARGSAAEGFGLFAERRARLDSFTAFAGAPTGLWGLATENVAGASVAFLAGSLQVELRPEAGAVTHARSPANGYLGGTATAALPLAAGGSWRLAAALEARGAHYGEDRSAVAGDALPSDGYFSPSLFLGETARAVLVAEAPLRWRFELALGPALQLVQGAPGEGVHLGGDARLALWWRAGDRLWWSVAASGEQVGASYTRIGGEAALAAYF